The following are from one region of the Biomphalaria glabrata chromosome 12, xgBioGlab47.1, whole genome shotgun sequence genome:
- the LOC106056163 gene encoding actinia tenebrosa protease inhibitors-like, with the protein MQLVLCFQALWMFTMSEFQRPPICDLEEESGPCRALHSRYYYDSKGGACYNFKYGGCQGNANNFQTKEECEAKCMGIASANLTSKDVQSKSPTEASHCYLSSETGLCKASIEMYHYDPSTQKCFTFYYSGCGGNDNRFESEELCLANCTKPARLPLGPLGPVVDICQETMEVGPCRAMIPRYYFDTATRSCQLFHYGGCKGNNNKFETKEQCEAKCLPADRKDGGQRDIKWTQGVKDGKCLLEMDSGPCKALLSRYYYDQSTNTCQNFKYGGCSGNDNNFQSKSDCEEACLTKTVRTFTDSDNAATSKRPLRLWSVMVLLAIMKLGHGQ; encoded by the exons ATGCAGCTGGTTCTCTGTTTTCAGGCGCTATGGATGTTCACTATGTCAGAGTTCCAAAGGC CCCCAATCTGTGACTTGGAGGAGGAGAGCGGGCCGTGCAGGGCGCTCCACTCTCGCTACTACTATGACTCTAAAGGAGGCGCCTGCTACAACTTCAAGTACGGGGGATGTCAGGGCAATGCGAACAACTTTCAAACTAAAGAAGAGTGCGAGGCCAAGTGCATGGGGATTGCGAGTGCCAACTTGACGTCTAAAGATGTCCAGTCCAAGTCTCCCACAGAAG CCAGTCACTGCTACCTGAGCTCGGAGACCGGCCTCTGCAAGGCTTCCATTGAGATGTACCACTACGACCCATCCACACAGAAATGTTTCACTTTCTACTACAGCGGGTGTGGAGGCAACGACAACAGGTTTGAGAGCGAGGAGCTGTGCTTAGCCAACTGCACCAAGCCAGCCAGGCTACCACTCGGCCCTTTGGGACCCGTGG TGGACATCTGTCAAGAAACGATGGAGGTAGGGCCTTGCAGGGCCATGATTCCCAGGTATTACTTCGACACCGCGACCAGGTCGTGTCAACTATTCCATTACGGCGGCTGCAAAGGTAACAACAACAAGTTCGAAACAAAAGAGCAGTGCGAGGCCAAGTGTCTGCCGGCGGACAGGAAAGATGGTGGCCAGCGGGACATCAAGTGGACACAGGGAGTCAAAG ACGGCAAATGTTTGCTAGAAATGGACAGCGGACCTTGCAAGGCCCTTCTGTCCAGGTATTACTACGACCAATCCACAAACACCTGTCAAAACTTCAAGTACGGAGGTTGTAGTGGCAACGACAACAACTTTCAATCCAAGAGCGATTGCGAGGAAGCATGCTTGACCAAGACGGTCAGGACCTTCACAGATTCGGATAACGCAGCAACGTCAAAGCGACCGCTGAGATTATGGTCCGTGATGGTCTTGCTAGCCATCATGAAATTGGGACATGGGCAATGA